A genomic segment from Sulfitobacter mediterraneus encodes:
- a CDS encoding glutathione S-transferase family protein, whose product MITLYTYKPAFGEPAASPFCTKAIWLLNMSGQEWQRKDLADPRKMPNQKLPAIKADDRLIHDSDNIRRHLEGLGADFDAGLSDMEKATSRAFIRMAEEHMYFHIVADRWCNDAVWPAIRETYFDSIPKILRGLITNKLRKSVIQGMQFQGLGRWSEDDRLARLEPDLQAISTRLWLGACLFGDRPTAADASVAAMLANMRATPGKTPLKTRVAEDEVLCRYIDRVSTALGKPWITDGSASLCA is encoded by the coding sequence ATGATCACCCTCTACACCTACAAACCCGCATTTGGCGAACCTGCTGCCAGCCCGTTCTGTACCAAAGCCATTTGGCTTTTGAATATGTCCGGGCAGGAATGGCAGCGCAAAGACCTCGCCGATCCACGTAAAATGCCCAACCAGAAGCTGCCGGCGATCAAGGCCGATGACCGGTTGATCCATGACAGCGACAACATAAGACGCCATCTGGAGGGTCTTGGCGCCGACTTCGATGCCGGATTATCCGATATGGAAAAGGCAACCTCGCGGGCGTTCATACGCATGGCGGAAGAGCATATGTATTTCCACATTGTCGCGGATAGGTGGTGCAACGATGCGGTTTGGCCGGCGATCCGGGAAACGTATTTTGACAGCATTCCCAAAATCTTGCGCGGCCTGATCACCAACAAATTGCGAAAGTCAGTCATTCAGGGCATGCAATTTCAGGGCCTTGGACGCTGGTCCGAGGACGACCGCCTCGCAAGGCTTGAGCCGGATCTACAAGCCATCTCAACCCGCCTGTGGCTCGGGGCCTGTCTGTTTGGCGACAGGCCCACGGCAGCGGATGCATCGGTTGCGGCGATGCTCGCCAATATGAGAGCCACGCCGGGCAAGACCCCGCTCAAGACCCGTGTCGCCGAGGATGAAGTGCTTTGCCGTTACATTGATCGGGTCAGCACTGCATTGGGAAAGCCTTGGATCACCGACGGCTCCGCGTCACTTTGCGCTTGA
- a CDS encoding helix-turn-helix transcriptional regulator, with the protein MTRTHRLFQMMTTLRRLPAPVRAVQLANEMDVSLRTVYRDIDALRGLGAVIDGEAGFGYTLIEDAALPPLGFEDDELEALVLGLRDVAVIGDPALSRAAESALAKLTARVPPRQAHRLQHAILDARRFFRPEPPRIDVADLRAATWAEETVAFSYVDAKGAPSIREVDPLGIVYMQDTNMLMAWCHLRRDFRVFRLDRMDDLRRTGQSFRPRRVPMLREYMQQLRAEAEERARCRPSGTDTSADDKS; encoded by the coding sequence ATGACCCGCACCCATCGCCTTTTCCAGATGATGACGACTTTGCGCCGCCTGCCGGCGCCCGTTCGGGCGGTGCAGTTGGCGAATGAAATGGATGTATCGTTGCGCACGGTTTACCGTGACATTGATGCGTTGCGCGGGTTGGGTGCGGTGATCGATGGTGAGGCTGGGTTTGGCTACACCCTGATCGAAGATGCCGCCTTGCCACCGCTTGGTTTTGAGGATGATGAGCTTGAGGCGCTGGTGCTGGGCCTACGCGATGTTGCGGTGATCGGTGACCCGGCCCTGTCACGCGCTGCCGAATCAGCGCTTGCCAAGCTGACCGCGCGGGTGCCGCCCCGGCAGGCCCATCGCCTGCAACACGCAATTCTGGATGCCCGCCGTTTCTTTCGTCCCGAACCGCCGCGTATCGACGTGGCGGATCTGCGGGCGGCGACATGGGCCGAAGAAACTGTGGCGTTTTCATATGTGGATGCGAAAGGTGCCCCGTCGATACGCGAGGTCGATCCATTGGGGATCGTCTATATGCAGGACACCAATATGCTGATGGCGTGGTGTCATCTGCGCCGGGATTTCAGGGTGTTTCGCCTTGACCGGATGGATGATCTGCGGCGCACAGGGCAAAGTTTCCGGCCACGCAGGGTGCCGATGTTGCGTGAATATATGCAACAACTGCGAGCTGAAGCGGAGGAGCGGGCAAGATGCCGCCCAAGCGGAACCGACACTTCTGCGGATGACAAAAGCTGA
- a CDS encoding lytic murein transglycosylase, giving the protein MRISSIICAMSLVMAPVLALAAGPETSSRPPGQRSAMVAVAGVSAQEPAGLQDWIADFRPRAMAQGISAQTFDSAMTGLRYDAQVIKRDRNQSEFTKTIWDYLDTAVSDLRIANGRKAMAEWQETLTQIEARYGVEKEVVTAIWGLESAYGTFRGSDNVINSLATLAYDARRAAFFEAELIHALTILQSGDTDKSRLRGSWAGAMGHTQFMPSSFLAHAVDYDGDGKRNIWEDDPKDALASTAAYLKHFGWAKGQPWGVEVSLPNGFDYTLARRDLAKLPSEWAALGIAGANGPVADYGIASVLLPGGAQGAAFLVFDNFEVLERYNTADAYVIGVGHLSDRIKGAGPIRHDWPRGDRALTYDERIELQKRLTAAGFDTIKIDAKMGPLTINAVRNFQKAKGFLPDGYPSLRLLERLRAL; this is encoded by the coding sequence ATGCGGATCAGCAGTATTATTTGTGCGATGTCATTGGTCATGGCGCCGGTTCTGGCGCTGGCGGCGGGGCCTGAAACGTCGTCTCGGCCACCGGGTCAACGCAGTGCCATGGTTGCCGTTGCAGGAGTGTCCGCGCAAGAGCCTGCAGGGCTGCAAGATTGGATTGCGGATTTTCGCCCGCGCGCGATGGCGCAAGGTATTTCTGCCCAGACCTTCGACAGCGCGATGACCGGGCTGCGCTATGATGCACAGGTGATCAAACGCGATCGGAACCAATCGGAGTTTACCAAGACGATCTGGGATTATCTGGATACCGCCGTGTCGGATCTGCGCATTGCAAACGGGCGCAAGGCCATGGCCGAATGGCAGGAGACACTGACACAAATCGAAGCGCGTTACGGTGTTGAAAAAGAAGTGGTCACCGCGATCTGGGGATTGGAAAGCGCCTATGGCACCTTTCGCGGCAGTGATAATGTCATCAATTCGCTGGCGACTTTGGCCTACGATGCCCGCCGCGCCGCTTTCTTTGAGGCGGAACTGATCCATGCGCTGACCATTTTGCAATCGGGTGACACAGACAAATCGCGGTTGCGTGGCAGTTGGGCGGGGGCGATGGGGCATACGCAATTTATGCCTTCATCATTTCTGGCCCATGCGGTGGATTACGATGGCGACGGAAAGCGGAACATCTGGGAGGATGACCCGAAGGATGCGTTGGCCTCTACCGCCGCATATCTCAAACATTTCGGATGGGCCAAAGGGCAGCCTTGGGGTGTTGAAGTGTCATTGCCCAATGGCTTTGATTACACGCTGGCCCGGCGTGATCTTGCCAAACTGCCAAGCGAATGGGCCGCGCTGGGTATCGCGGGAGCAAACGGACCGGTGGCCGATTACGGCATTGCATCGGTGTTGTTGCCCGGCGGTGCACAGGGTGCGGCATTCCTGGTGTTCGATAATTTTGAAGTTCTGGAAAGGTACAACACGGCGGATGCCTATGTGATTGGTGTCGGACATCTCAGTGACCGGATAAAGGGTGCGGGACCGATCCGCCATGATTGGCCTCGTGGCGACCGCGCCCTGACTTATGATGAACGGATTGAGCTCCAAAAACGGCTAACGGCGGCCGGATTTGACACCATCAAAATTGACGCGAAAATGGGGCCGCTGACCATCAATGCGGTGCGCAATTTTCAAAAGGCCAAAGGTTTTTTGCCAGATGGCTATCCCTCCTTGCGCCTGCTTGAGCGTTTGAGGGCGCTGTAG
- a CDS encoding aspartate aminotransferase family protein has product MSIISNHLPTDELQALDAAHHLHPFSENEALGKKGARVITRADGVYLTDSEGHEILDAMAGLWCVNIGYGREEMSQVAARQMLELPFYNTFFQTTHVPVIALAAKLAEIAPGDLNHVFFAGSGSEANDTNLRMVRTYWAQKGQPEKSHVISRKNAYHGSSVGSGSLGGMTYMHEQGGMPIPGIHHIAQPDWWAEGGDQTPEDFGLACAQELEAKILELGADKVAAFIGEPVQGAGGVVVPPSTYWPEIQRICKKYDVLLIADEVICGFGRTGNMFGSETFGIKPDIMTVAKGLSSGYAPIGGSIVSDEVAAVISACEFNHGYTYSGHPVCAAVALENLRIIEEEKILDHVRNVAAPALKAAFDKLAEHPLVGTINMSGLMASIQLAPIKGSRAPFAGEQGAVGYICRENCFAQNLVMRHVGDRMIVSPPLVITPEEIEVLATRAKAALDATYAELQEKDMLKAAS; this is encoded by the coding sequence ATGTCTATCATCTCCAATCACCTCCCGACTGATGAATTGCAGGCGTTGGATGCCGCGCATCACCTGCATCCATTTTCGGAGAACGAGGCGCTGGGCAAAAAGGGCGCGCGCGTCATCACCCGTGCCGATGGCGTCTATCTGACCGACAGCGAAGGCCACGAGATACTGGATGCAATGGCGGGCCTGTGGTGCGTCAACATCGGATACGGGCGCGAAGAAATGAGCCAGGTCGCAGCCCGGCAGATGCTTGAACTGCCGTTCTACAACACTTTCTTTCAGACAACCCACGTGCCGGTCATCGCATTGGCTGCAAAACTGGCAGAGATCGCCCCCGGTGATCTGAACCATGTGTTTTTTGCCGGTTCCGGCTCTGAGGCGAATGACACCAACCTGCGGATGGTGCGGACCTATTGGGCGCAGAAGGGCCAGCCGGAAAAAAGCCATGTGATCAGCCGTAAAAACGCCTATCACGGCTCGTCCGTCGGGTCCGGATCATTGGGTGGCATGACCTACATGCACGAACAGGGCGGTATGCCCATTCCCGGCATTCACCACATCGCACAACCCGATTGGTGGGCCGAAGGCGGCGATCAGACGCCCGAAGACTTTGGTCTTGCCTGTGCCCAAGAACTTGAAGCGAAAATTCTTGAGCTTGGCGCAGACAAGGTCGCGGCCTTTATCGGCGAACCTGTGCAAGGCGCGGGCGGCGTGGTTGTGCCACCCAGCACCTATTGGCCCGAGATTCAGCGGATTTGTAAGAAATATGATGTTCTGCTGATTGCCGATGAGGTGATCTGCGGCTTTGGGCGGACCGGGAACATGTTTGGGTCCGAAACTTTTGGTATCAAGCCCGATATCATGACTGTCGCCAAGGGTCTCAGCTCTGGCTATGCGCCCATCGGCGGGTCCATCGTCAGTGACGAAGTGGCCGCAGTGATCAGCGCTTGTGAGTTTAACCATGGTTATACTTATTCGGGACATCCCGTGTGCGCCGCTGTCGCGCTTGAGAACCTGCGCATCATCGAGGAAGAGAAGATTCTCGACCACGTCCGCAATGTTGCAGCGCCGGCGCTCAAGGCTGCTTTTGACAAACTGGCGGAGCATCCGCTGGTGGGCACCATCAATATGTCCGGCCTAATGGCATCCATTCAACTGGCACCCATCAAGGGCAGCCGCGCCCCCTTTGCAGGCGAGCAAGGGGCAGTGGGCTATATCTGCCGCGAGAACTGTTTTGCGCAAAATCTCGTGATGCGCCACGTGGGTGACCGGATGATTGTCTCCCCGCCCTTGGTCATCACCCCTGAAGAGATCGAGGTTTTGGCCACCCGCGCCAAGGCAGCATTGGATGCGACCTATGCTGAGCTTCAGGAAAAAGACATGCTTAAGGCAGCATCATAA
- a CDS encoding GntR family transcriptional regulator: MTKDVISASGENGADTSVKTPAHQHVYEELRQMILFGDLAPGQAVTIQGLTKQLGAGMTPVREALRRLISEGALTHQGNRRVSVPELSESCADELYFMRKTLESELTRRAAERMTPERLAALRSCDRDLNQAIALGDVGGYLTHNYRFHSMIYDGADAPIMSATVDRLWLRFGPSLRVICGRFGTSNLPDKHKDLLEALAQNNTEAAVAAMAEDVEQGMLQVQAAFEEGQQAN, encoded by the coding sequence ATGACGAAAGACGTGATCTCGGCCAGTGGCGAAAACGGTGCGGACACTTCCGTAAAAACACCGGCGCATCAACATGTCTATGAAGAGCTGCGCCAAATGATTCTCTTTGGTGACCTGGCCCCCGGCCAGGCGGTAACAATTCAGGGATTGACCAAACAATTGGGCGCAGGGATGACCCCAGTGCGCGAAGCGTTGCGCAGATTGATCTCCGAAGGGGCGCTTACCCATCAGGGCAACCGCCGCGTTAGCGTACCAGAGTTATCGGAAAGCTGCGCCGATGAGCTTTATTTTATGAGAAAAACGCTTGAATCGGAACTGACCCGTCGCGCGGCGGAACGCATGACGCCAGAACGGCTTGCGGCACTTCGATCCTGCGACAGAGACCTCAACCAAGCCATCGCTTTGGGCGATGTGGGGGGGTATCTGACGCATAACTATCGGTTTCACAGTATGATCTACGACGGTGCAGATGCCCCGATCATGAGTGCCACCGTGGATCGGCTTTGGCTGCGCTTTGGGCCTTCTTTGCGGGTCATCTGCGGGCGGTTCGGAACCAGCAACCTACCGGACAAACACAAAGACCTGCTTGAAGCACTCGCACAGAACAACACAGAGGCGGCGGTGGCGGCCATGGCAGAAGACGTCGAACAGGGGATGCTTCAGGTTCAGGCTGCTTTTGAAGAAGGTCAGCAGGCCAACTGA
- a CDS encoding polyamine ABC transporter substrate-binding protein: MKNRILGGLAVTALTAVSAMAEEVRVYNWSDYIDESLLEKFETETGIELIYDVFDSNEVLETKMLAGGSGYDVVVPSGTFLQRQISAGAFQKLDMSKLPNKDNLWDVIEDRLKKYDPSNEYAINYMWGTTGIGVNIGKVKEVLGEDAPVGSLSLIFDPANMEKLAGCGVHFLDAPAEMIPAALAYIGEDPDSQDKDVIAKAEDVLTPVAPFVQKFHSSEYINALANGDICVAFGWSGDILQARDRAAEAENGVEIEYYAPSEGALMWFDNMAIPVDAPNPDAAHKFLNFILDAQNMAAASNYVYYANGNLASQEFLEEDVIGDTAIYPDAATLENLYTTSPYGPKTQRLVTRMWTKIKSGT; the protein is encoded by the coding sequence ATGAAAAACCGAATTCTTGGCGGCCTTGCCGTGACGGCTTTGACGGCGGTCAGTGCCATGGCCGAAGAAGTACGCGTGTACAACTGGTCCGATTATATCGACGAAAGTCTGTTGGAAAAGTTCGAGACCGAAACCGGCATCGAATTGATCTATGACGTGTTTGACAGCAACGAAGTGCTGGAAACCAAAATGCTGGCCGGTGGATCCGGTTATGACGTTGTTGTGCCCTCCGGCACCTTCTTGCAGCGCCAGATCAGCGCAGGTGCGTTTCAGAAGCTGGATATGTCCAAGCTGCCGAACAAAGACAATCTTTGGGACGTCATCGAAGACCGTCTCAAGAAATATGACCCAAGCAACGAATATGCGATCAACTACATGTGGGGCACCACAGGTATCGGTGTGAACATCGGCAAGGTCAAAGAAGTATTGGGTGAGGATGCGCCGGTCGGTTCGCTTTCACTGATTTTTGATCCCGCCAATATGGAAAAACTGGCGGGTTGCGGTGTGCATTTCCTTGATGCCCCAGCGGAGATGATCCCTGCGGCGCTGGCCTACATCGGTGAAGACCCCGATAGCCAGGACAAAGACGTGATTGCAAAGGCCGAGGATGTTCTGACCCCGGTCGCGCCCTTTGTGCAAAAATTCCACAGCTCTGAATACATCAATGCTCTGGCCAATGGTGACATCTGCGTCGCATTCGGCTGGTCCGGTGATATTCTTCAGGCGCGCGATCGTGCGGCCGAAGCGGAGAATGGCGTTGAGATCGAATATTACGCGCCATCCGAAGGTGCGCTGATGTGGTTTGATAACATGGCAATTCCGGTGGATGCGCCGAACCCTGATGCCGCGCATAAGTTCCTGAACTTTATCTTGGACGCGCAAAACATGGCTGCGGCCTCCAACTACGTTTACTACGCCAATGGCAATCTGGCGTCTCAGGAATTTCTTGAGGAAGACGTGATCGGGGATACCGCGATTTACCCTGATGCCGCGACACTTGAAAATCTCTACACCACATCGCCTTACGGCCCCAAGACCCAGCGTCTGGTGACCCGGATGTGGACCAAGATCAAGTCCGGTACCTAA
- a CDS encoding ABC transporter ATP-binding protein: MSQTVFAPWDDPNEKPLIRFQNVTKKFGEFVAIDDLTLDIFEQEFFALLGPSGCGKTTMMRMLAGFETPSDGRIELAGQDIGPVPPNKRAVNMMFQSYALFPHLSIWENIAFGLRRDRKSKEEISARVEEMLKLTRLEKFAQRKPHQISGGQRQRVALARSLAKAPKLLLLDEPLGALDKKLRQDTQFELMDIQETTGTTFVIVTHDQEEAMTVASRVAVMDEGRIIQVSTPAAIYEYPNSVYVADFIGDVNIIQATAKASGEEMYDLNWADGQSPIKATSAKPFTEGQQAHLAIRPEKIRISTEKPEDAPNAMQGKVLDIAYLGNLSTYHVELPGGQIIKAQTANTRRLARRDITWEDPVWISWSATAGVLLDQ, translated from the coding sequence GTGAGCCAAACCGTTTTTGCGCCTTGGGATGATCCCAATGAAAAGCCTCTCATCCGCTTTCAGAATGTCACCAAGAAGTTCGGTGAATTCGTCGCGATTGATGATTTGACGCTGGATATCTTTGAACAGGAATTTTTTGCCCTGCTTGGTCCATCTGGCTGCGGCAAGACCACCATGATGCGGATGTTGGCCGGGTTTGAAACGCCAAGCGATGGCCGGATCGAACTGGCCGGTCAGGACATCGGCCCGGTGCCGCCAAACAAGCGGGCCGTGAATATGATGTTTCAATCCTATGCACTGTTTCCGCACCTTTCGATCTGGGAAAACATTGCATTTGGCCTCCGCCGCGATCGCAAATCAAAAGAAGAGATCAGTGCCCGTGTTGAGGAAATGCTCAAACTCACCCGGCTCGAAAAATTTGCACAGCGCAAGCCGCACCAGATTTCTGGTGGCCAGCGGCAGCGTGTGGCACTGGCCCGGTCTTTGGCCAAGGCACCAAAACTGTTGCTGCTGGATGAACCTTTGGGCGCACTGGACAAAAAGCTGCGGCAAGATACGCAATTTGAGCTGATGGATATTCAAGAGACCACCGGCACGACCTTTGTGATTGTGACCCACGATCAGGAAGAGGCCATGACAGTTGCCTCCCGCGTGGCGGTCATGGACGAAGGCCGCATCATTCAGGTGTCCACGCCCGCCGCAATTTACGAATACCCCAACTCCGTTTATGTGGCGGATTTCATTGGCGATGTGAACATCATTCAGGCGACGGCAAAGGCCTCTGGTGAAGAGATGTATGATCTCAACTGGGCCGATGGTCAGTCCCCGATCAAGGCCACCTCGGCCAAACCATTTACCGAAGGGCAGCAGGCCCATTTGGCCATTCGCCCCGAGAAAATCCGTATTTCGACCGAAAAGCCGGAAGATGCGCCAAACGCGATGCAAGGCAAGGTACTTGATATCGCCTATCTCGGGAATCTCAGCACCTATCACGTCGAATTGCCCGGCGGTCAGATCATCAAAGCCCAAACGGCCAACACGCGCCGCCTGGCCCGCCGCGACATCACTTGGGAAGATCCGGTGTGGATCTCATGGAGCGCCACCGCCGGCGTTTTGCTGGACCAATGA
- a CDS encoding ABC transporter permease subunit, whose translation MRRAALIAVPYLWLLLLFLVPFLIVFKISLSDTALAIPPYSPTMRDGLFALLAELDFENFVFLTEDDLYWKAYLSSLKIAVISTVLTLVVGYPIAYGMARAPEEWRPTLMMLVILPFWTSFLIRVYAWMGILSNEGLLNQFLQWLGLINDPLTILNTTTAVYIGIVYTYLPFMILPIYAALDRLDDSLNEAAEDLGCSRMQAFWLVTIPLSKNGIIAGSFLVFIPALGEFVIPSLLGGSGTLMIGKVLWEEFFNNRDWPVASAVAVILLLILVIPIVLFQRNQQKQAEAEQ comes from the coding sequence ATGCGCCGCGCCGCCCTGATCGCAGTTCCTTATCTGTGGCTCTTGCTGCTGTTTCTGGTGCCGTTCCTGATTGTATTCAAGATCTCGCTGTCGGACACCGCCCTTGCGATCCCGCCCTATTCACCAACCATGCGGGATGGATTATTTGCCCTTCTGGCCGAGTTGGATTTTGAGAATTTTGTCTTCCTGACCGAAGATGATCTTTACTGGAAAGCCTATCTCAGCTCTCTCAAGATCGCGGTTATCTCTACCGTTTTGACACTGGTCGTGGGCTATCCCATTGCCTACGGCATGGCCCGCGCGCCCGAAGAATGGCGGCCAACCTTGATGATGTTGGTGATTCTGCCGTTCTGGACCTCATTCCTGATCCGCGTTTATGCGTGGATGGGCATTCTGAGCAATGAGGGTCTATTGAACCAGTTCTTACAATGGCTGGGTCTGATCAATGATCCGCTGACGATTCTGAACACGACCACCGCCGTCTATATCGGCATCGTCTATACCTATCTGCCGTTCATGATCCTGCCGATTTATGCCGCATTGGACCGGCTCGATGATTCATTGAACGAAGCGGCCGAGGATTTAGGCTGTTCCCGGATGCAGGCATTTTGGCTTGTGACCATTCCACTGTCCAAAAACGGCATCATTGCAGGATCGTTCCTTGTGTTCATTCCGGCGCTGGGTGAATTTGTGATCCCATCGCTTTTGGGCGGATCAGGGACACTGATGATCGGCAAGGTTCTGTGGGAGGAATTCTTTAACAACCGCGATTGGCCGGTCGCCAGCGCCGTTGCGGTTATCTTGTTGCTGATCCTTGTGATCCCGATTGTGCTGTTCCAGCGCAACCAGCAGAAACAGGCGGAGGCAGAGCAATGA
- a CDS encoding ABC transporter permease yields the protein MRRLSWFNVTSLTLGFAFLYLPMVILVIYSFNASKLVTVWAGFSTKWYGELIQNEAFLDAAWVTLKVAVISSTFATVLGTMAAYVLVRGGRFLGRTLFSGMIYAPLVMPEVITGLSLLLLFIGIGLDRGVLTIVLAHTTFSMCYVSVVVSSRLVSFDRSLEEAALDLGSSPWEAFRLVTLPIIAPAVISGWLLAFTLSLDDLVIASFTSGPSATTLPIKIFSAVRLGVSPEINALSTIMIAIVTVGVISASLVSKRNSLRAQKDAQAAERANG from the coding sequence ATGAGGCGCTTAAGCTGGTTCAACGTCACGTCGCTGACCCTCGGGTTTGCCTTTCTGTATTTGCCGATGGTCATTCTCGTGATCTACAGTTTCAACGCATCCAAACTGGTCACGGTTTGGGCCGGTTTCTCGACCAAATGGTATGGCGAGTTGATCCAGAATGAGGCGTTTTTGGATGCCGCGTGGGTCACGCTGAAAGTTGCAGTGATTTCCTCGACCTTTGCGACCGTTCTGGGCACGATGGCGGCCTACGTTTTGGTGCGAGGCGGGCGGTTTTTGGGGCGCACCTTGTTTTCCGGTATGATTTACGCACCGCTTGTGATGCCCGAAGTGATCACCGGCCTGTCGCTGCTGCTGCTGTTTATCGGGATTGGGCTGGATCGCGGTGTTTTGACCATTGTTCTGGCGCATACGACATTTTCGATGTGCTACGTCTCTGTCGTTGTTTCATCGCGGCTGGTCTCCTTTGACCGATCCTTGGAAGAGGCCGCGCTCGATCTGGGATCATCCCCCTGGGAGGCGTTTCGCCTTGTGACCCTGCCGATTATTGCACCCGCTGTTATCTCCGGATGGCTTTTGGCCTTTACGCTCAGCCTGGACGATCTGGTGATTGCGTCCTTCACATCTGGCCCCTCCGCGACAACGCTGCCGATCAAGATCTTCAGCGCGGTGCGTTTAGGTGTCTCGCCAGAGATCAACGCACTTTCCACGATCATGATTGCCATCGTGACAGTGGGTGTGATCAGCGCCTCTTTGGTCAGCAAGCGCAACTCGCTCCGTGCCCAAAAGGATGCGCAAGCCGCGGAACGCGCCAACGGATGA
- a CDS encoding NAD(P)/FAD-dependent oxidoreductase, whose amino-acid sequence MTRIYPDFAYGDGPRAGCWWNETCAAPDRSSLTGEHRCDVAIIGGGFTGISAALHLAQAGVSATVLESHYVGWGASGRNGGFCCLGGGMLEDAALDKAFGRQGRADWRGAELAAVKLVEDLIARFGLEVDRHSKGETMFAHRARHFEAMKGAADYYAENFGVKVDLAGPQDLQDAGMNAGYQGALTVPIGFGLNPRKYITGLAAEAEKAGAMICHDSPVASVRRTAKGFSVVTPAGKVTADRVIVATNGYSSENLPPWFAGRYMPTQSSIIVTRPLIQEELTAQNWTSRQASYDTRSLLHYFRLMPDNRMLFGVRGGLMATAGSEARAMKRARADFDRMFPAWRHVETPHAWSGMVCIARKMMPFIGEVPGEPGMFASLCYHGNGVAMASYSGALLADLVQGKPPHHIYPEAVQRPLAKFELGRYRRAVMPFAYAGFALTDL is encoded by the coding sequence ATGACACGCATCTATCCTGACTTTGCTTATGGCGACGGTCCCCGTGCGGGCTGTTGGTGGAATGAAACCTGCGCCGCCCCGGACAGGTCTTCATTGACTGGAGAGCATCGATGCGACGTTGCCATCATCGGTGGCGGGTTCACCGGCATTTCCGCGGCGCTGCATCTGGCGCAAGCAGGCGTTTCTGCGACAGTCCTTGAAAGCCATTATGTGGGATGGGGTGCATCCGGTCGGAATGGCGGGTTCTGCTGTCTGGGCGGAGGTATGTTGGAAGATGCGGCGCTCGATAAGGCATTTGGCCGGCAAGGCAGAGCGGATTGGCGCGGGGCAGAACTGGCGGCGGTCAAACTTGTCGAAGACCTGATTGCGCGTTTTGGCTTGGAGGTGGATCGCCATTCCAAGGGCGAAACCATGTTTGCCCACCGCGCCCGCCATTTCGAAGCCATGAAGGGCGCTGCAGATTACTACGCTGAAAATTTCGGCGTTAAGGTTGATCTTGCCGGTCCGCAGGATCTGCAGGATGCGGGGATGAACGCAGGGTATCAGGGGGCGTTGACCGTCCCGATTGGATTTGGATTGAACCCGCGAAAATACATCACCGGATTGGCAGCGGAGGCTGAAAAAGCAGGCGCAATGATTTGTCACGACAGCCCAGTGGCCTCGGTACGCCGCACAGCGAAAGGGTTCTCTGTGGTGACGCCAGCTGGCAAAGTGACGGCAGACAGGGTGATTGTTGCAACCAACGGGTATTCCTCCGAAAACCTGCCACCCTGGTTCGCCGGTCGCTATATGCCGACGCAGTCCAGCATCATCGTGACGCGGCCATTGATCCAAGAAGAGCTGACTGCGCAAAACTGGACCAGTCGGCAAGCCAGCTATGATACCCGTAGTCTGCTCCATTACTTTCGGCTTATGCCCGACAACCGTATGCTGTTTGGGGTGCGCGGCGGCTTGATGGCAACAGCCGGTTCTGAGGCCCGCGCGATGAAGCGCGCCCGTGCTGATTTTGACCGTATGTTCCCGGCATGGCGTCACGTGGAAACGCCGCATGCCTGGTCAGGGATGGTCTGTATCGCCCGCAAGATGATGCCATTTATTGGCGAAGTCCCCGGTGAGCCGGGGATGTTCGCGAGCCTGTGTTACCACGGCAATGGTGTCGCCATGGCAAGTTATTCAGGTGCCCTGCTGGCCGATCTGGTGCAGGGAAAACCGCCGCACCATATTTATCCCGAGGCCGTACAACGCCCCTTGGCAAAATTTGAATTGGGCCGATATCGCAGGGCCGTCATGCCCTTCGCCTATGCCGGATTTGCTTTGACGGATCTTTAA